The genomic region TCAGTTGTAATAAGGTCAAATGAGCTATTGTCTCAATACTGAAACCTAAGCAGCccatttaaataaacagacCTATAAATAGGACAACAGCACGGCAACCACTTGGAGCTATTACAGACATTGGTCCATCAGTCCCTATGACAATCACCAAAGGGGACGCTTATTGCCTTAGCTGCACAAATGCCACTCAAGCTGCAGCATACCAAAATTACAGAGCAAGTACGAAATGTCAGGCCTTCTCATCTGTATTAGTGGCAATTTATAGCTACCAATAGCacagctttctctctctctttctgtctctgcctgcctctctatATCTGTCCCTCTCTTCTATTTTTACATCCCCTCTTTTCTCTACCTGCTCTCATTTATCTTTCACTCCCCCTCTGTCCCACTCccttcctctctgtttctctgcctttGTGTTTCTCCTTTCTGTGTCAACCCCATTCCTGTTTCCATCACCtcactctctccttctcctcaaTATGCCCTCTTTTCTCTGCCTGATTGAGTCATTTgtcctcactctctcttttaatggctggacaaaaacaaaagaatttcAGTTATCGTCTCTTCCCCATTGTCCTTCACTGTTGTCAACAGTAAACTAATAGATGTCACGGCCGTTGTTGTCTGTGACAAAGATTATGTGTTTGCATTCCCCAGGTTCCTATCAAACTGGCCGATAAGACAGAGGGGAATTCAAATGGCTCATCTGAGAGAGTGAAGAAAGAGAAGCTTCCTAGTGTCAATGGCCAGTCTGTTTCTGCAGCACACAAACCCTGCTCGCCCACAACAGACCAGACAGCTTTAACTACTTCTTCCACCCCATGCATTGAAGCCCCAGAAACCAGAAGTGAAGGAAAGACCTCCAAGAAACATAATGGTTTGGTACAGACAACAAAACAGAAGGGACTATCAGATGGGAAAGGCTCTGCCGACATCCTTGGCTCTTCCACCTCTTCAAAAATTAAAGTTGGAAAACACAGCAACTCCTCTGTTTCTTCTGTGGACTCCTCGACAAGACCTCAAATCTCCAGCAGCTCCCATAAAGAACTTAGCCTCTCCAATAAGAGTAGGCCAggctctccttcctctccctcagTGACCCCTAAACCACAGTCTTCCCCCACCACTGTGGATCTTTCCTCTGACCAATCCCAAGATCAGGGCCCCTCTTTACAATCCCCactagagaaaaagagagaaaaagagaggaaagcaAAGAAAGAGAAACGAAAAGACAAAAAATCCAAGCGAGATAGATTGGAGGCTGAAAGAGCAAAGAGTGAGAGCAGAAAGGAGGAaggcaagaagaagaaaaaggacaaCGGGAAAGATGGAAAATCAAGACATGGTAAAGAAAAGGATGAAAGACATAAGACTGATGATACATGGAGGGATGAACTAAAGTTTGAAAGAGGAAAGGCTGAGAAAAAGAGGGATAAGCTTAGCCCAGACAGGCAAAGAACAGAGGatattaatacaaaatgtggTGAAACAGTTGATAAAACCTCTAAAGTAGTGAACCCAGGCAGACCAGATGAGATAGCCAAGACAGATGACAGTTGCAAGCCAGTTAAACAAGCTGagccagcaacaacaacaggtgACACCAGTAAATCAAAAGAAGACATCTCAAGACATTCATCTGTGCCTCCAAGCCACCCCTCTACTTCTGCTCCTCCCCCTCTGCCCACTCCTTCTGCCCGTGCCTCCATTTCTCCCCCTTCTTCCCCCCAAGAGCAGGACAGCCGGCCGCTCAAGAAACGTAAAGCCAGGCGGCCCAGCTGGACCAAGCTGGTCCACCGGGCTCAGAGAGTGGAAAATCAGGAAGCCCCTTCGGATTCCCAACATAATCCTTTACTAAATTTCCCCCAGAACCCCAAGACATCCCTTCCTGCCAAGGCCACTATTCAGCAGACAGATGAGTCACACCCAGCTCCCCCTAGCTCCTCAACCAGCagttcctcccctctctcttctgCAACCAAACCTCCATCACCAAAGGAAAGTCACCCCACATCAGACCCCAATCCCCCTGCTTCCAGATGCTCCATAACCCCTGCCCGAAAAAGGGGCCGCCCTAAATCTTACAGCTCTAGCTTAGATGAACCTCCCCCTAGACTTTCTCCAAACTCTATCCCAACTGAGGTGCCTCTTCTGGCGTGTGACGGAATTCAGAAAGCCCCTGTGCTGGAGCCAACTCCAGTGCTGCAGTGTGGTCCTCAGTCTAAATCCAGCCCCAGGAAGCGTGGCCGTCCTCCCAAACGGCCCCTCCCTGAGGACCAGAGCGGCGATGCTCTGAATCGCACTGATGATACAGACAAGAGTAAAGATTTTCTTCCTCCTGAAAAGGCGAACAGGCAGCTAAAGATCAGAAGGCTGATTAATgagatgaagaaaagaaagaagaggagactTCACAAGGTAATACTGTCTGGGTATGTGGGAAAGGAGAGAAGCGGAGGCGGGGCAGTAGATGACGAGACCTCTCTTAGAACGTGTAAATCAATAGAGGCTACAACAGTACACACGTTCTCAGCCCTGTCATCTTCCTTTGGGAGTAAGCTTGGCCCTCAGATCAATGTGAGCAAGAGAGGGACCATCTACATGGGCAAGAGGCGAGGACGCAAGCCTAAAGCCCAAACAGCTCCAACGGCCCAAATCAACTTCCAGAGCTCCACTCAGTCGTCTCTGTTTACCAATCCTTCTGAAACATCTCTCTTCTCTAACCAACCGCAGCCTCCTCCCTCTCACCCGTTTCCCTCCCCATCTCTTACCCACTCCAGTGGGGCCCAGAGCCCCTATAGTGAAGGCAGCCTCCCAGAACCAACATCCTCCCTACTTTTTTCTCATCCCTTCTCCCTCCCTTCCCCATCATCCTCCTGTACCTCCACCCATCCTCCTtcctcatccctctctccctttgtgAAGAAGAGTTGTCCATGTCAGGGAAGACACCACTTCCCCTTTCACCAGTCTTCATGTAAGCTCTCCTGTCCTACCCCTCCAATGCATCACACACCTGGCTCTCCTGGCCAATTGAAAGAGGCCACCCCTTCCCCGAGGAGTGAATCACACAGCGAAGAGACGCTGCCTAGCGATAGTGGGATTGGAACGGATAACAACAGTGTTTCTGAGCGAGGGGAGATGAGGGGAAGTCGAGGCATGCTCAGGTTGGGTCAGGGGTCAGGAGGGATTCTGGGGGGTCAAAGGCACCCCTCTTCTCTTATGGACCGtccctctcctgtctcttcaCCCCTCTCTCACATGCCCAGACACACAAACCCCATCACCGACTCAACTACTTTGGAGCggcacagagacagacatagGCACAGGCGGAGGGATTACGACTGTTCCTCCTCATGTACTTGCTTGTGCCCGTGCCCCTGCCCAGGACACAACAAGTGCACTCATTCAGCCTATTACCCTTGCCTTGGGCACAATGCactgaagagacagaaaaataaacataagaAGAAGCACCAGCAGCTGCACATGCAGGATCCACAGTTTCTGGCTGAACTAGAAGATCTAATTGGTCAGTTCAGCGAGGTGCATATCGGACGTCGAGGTTGGGTGAGGACAGGACTTGGACAGGGCTTTGAGGGGAGTGGGAATGCTGCTGGAGGAAGGCGCCATCACTCCTCTTCCCATTCTCTCCGCTCCAACATCTTCAGGATCAATCTGAATGGCTTCTACTCACCTCACCCTTCATCTTACTCTGCTAACCCCTCCTTCTCCCCTCAGCCTTTCTACCCCTGCCAGCCTGTGCATTGTAACAGGAAGCCAGAGCGCAGGCAGTGTGGTTGCCCGTCAAAGTTCCAGGAGACCATTGAAAATATGGGCTTTTACAGCAGCTATCCCCCGGCCACGACACTTTACCACCACCTCCCCAGCTCCTACCCGCTTCCTTCCCCACACCAGTATGCCTCCCATCAGCCCCATCATGCCCATTTTCTCCTCAACCCCGCCAGATTCCACAGGCGGAGGAGCAGGCTGCTGAGGGAGGGAGCTTTaggaggagaggtggagggaGATATAGGAGGAAGCAGTGGAGGAGGCCCACACCTCAGCTCAGGGTTCACATCCAGCCTCTCCTGTGGCTGTGGAAGGAgcgaacacaaacacaagcataAACACCGTCACAGGCACTGCGAGCGAGACATGGATGACGAGGAGGAGTTACacgaggatgaggaggaagatgaaatggagagagaggggttgGCCAGTTCAAAACCAAGGTCAAGGTTCATTTTGGGgcaaggagaaggaggaaggaaagGGGCAAGAGGAATGGGGAATATGCTTTGTAAAGAATCGCCTTGGTTATGTGAGAACGGAAGTGATTCCTTCTCCTCTTGCACTGCtgccacatcatcatcatcttcagcagagaggtacaaacacacatcacTCACCTCACTGGGGCTGGGTTCCTCTCACCTGTCTTCATTTGGAGGAGGCTGGGGCGGCCTGGGCCAGAGCTGGACAAAATTTGGGGGCCTAGGAGGGACAGGATTAGGAAACACCAACCCCAGCTGGAGAGGCTTCACCGGGGAGCAACATACAGGCAGACTGACTGCATCAGACGGAGAGGATGAAGACGGTGACGACATTCAAGAGTCACACCTCTACAGGACTTCTCCATCCCCAACACACGCCAACCTGTTCACATCTGCTGCCATGGCAACGGGGGGGAGGGGCCTGAGGAGCGGATTGGCCAGCAGGAATCCAGGAAGTGGAGACAGGTCATGGAGGAGAGATGAGCCAGcgtggacagagaggagagaagcagGTAAGGATGCATGAATGCtttcaatatcaataaatgtgtgaatgaaTAGAGCACTGACATGCATGTGCTTCTGTCTGATGGCTCATTATAAGGTTATGTTAGCATTAGTGCTAAAGTTGTTGCAAACTTGGACATACTTTAATGTTAGTATTTCTGTGGCTGGAAACTGCTGATAACTGCTACAGAACATTGTTAACATTGCTTCTTGAGTTGTGTGAATGCACATTTGCattctgttattattttattggcaGAAAATGTGACTATATAGTACATTGAATAGTAATTTAGAGACTATGGAAAAACTAACATCAACTGTGCTATTCATATTTGAAATACATCAAAACCACGCAAATTGTGACAGGTAGCTGAGTGAATAGGTTTTATGCCAAGAAGCTCTTTTCACTTGCACAGTATGACAGATTTTTATATTTGCACAATCTGGAGATGAGATTGTGGCACTAATAGTTTGCCCAATATAGTGACAGCATTGCTTTTTCTCAGGTGTTGTTGAGCCACGCATCAAAGCCTGGAGGGTGTTTAAGAGGAAATCAGACTCCGTTCTTTTTATAGCCAATTTCAGACTCCCTCTGATGTGCAGGGGACGtgcctaacacacacacacacagacgcaacAATTCAGCAACCACTCTATGTtggaatttttaaaaaagtgttataGCAGGAGGGCAGCATCTTGATGGGAATCTTCCAGAAAATCTTTGAAATCTCCACAGTCTGCAGTGAACCACACGCTGTTGCAGCCCGGGGCTACCCAGTGAACACAGTCATTAGTTAACCACCAGATAGGCTATTTAAAGCCTGGCCTATCCCTTACTGCTGGCCAACAGGGCCTATTTGACTTGGAAAAATCCAATAAGGAAAGAGTGGTCAGTCTTGTCAGGGACTGTGGAAAATGGAACAAAAAGATAGATGACCTCAGGAGTGATTGATGAAGGAATAGCACAGAGGTCAGAACGGGGGTAAAGACAGCTTGTGAGGGGATGTTGTTTTTGAAAGAGGTGGAATACATTCAGTTCATCATCTAACTAAACACATGTGTTTTGCAGTATGGCACGCTAGCTCGGGCAAACTCAcacattctttttttctctccctctttgtctgCTCAGCCTTTTGAGATTGTGTTCCACATTAACTGAATGTGCAAAAACAATTTGTGTGCAAGAGTGCATACGTGTGCATGCTCATATGCATTCTACACAGTGTTTGTGTCcaataattgtgttttttttgctgcatatgtgtgtgtacataaatCACTTCTTAATGCATTTCCCAGAAGAGATCTGGTCAGAGGAAATGTTGTGACTCACCTAATCTGTGGCCCATCCGCATGACTCAGCCAAGACTGGCCTCACCTCACACCTCCTGCTGGCTCAATCACTGATCCACATCTGTCTCATTTCCTCTCTGCCACTTATACCCCACCCTTCTCTCCTGCCTCCTTCTGCCTcgacccctccctccctctttctgtttcaATGACTGCAGGTTTACAAGGTGACTCAAGAAGCCGGGGGCAGCAGAAAACTGCGCCAACGCCAGACAGTGTGgcagggaaaaagaaaagaaggccAGGACGGCCCAGAAAGCACCCACTGCCCTCCACTGTATCCTCCCCCATGCACTCATCTGCAGCTCCCTCCATGTCATCACCCGACCTCTTGCCAGCATACAGCCACAACAGAGATGGGAGAGAAGTAGgagggagaaaagaagaaagagggCCAGAGAGAGATCGAAGAGGCGATACAGTGCAGCAGGTGACAGAGTTGGAGCTGCAGGCCAGGAGGAAAAGAGGACGGAAGAGAAAACATGGTGACTCTCCTTGTCATCAGAGGTAAACACTCACAATTGTATTATAAAGTACCTGAGCTGGTTGACTTGAAAATTAAATACAACCACTCACTACTGCTATATTAACCCATCGTTTTCAGCACTGTGTGCTAAACCagtgccttttctctctttctctttttcctctctatCGTTCTATCTCTCTCTTCATGCTTTCCTTTTAGTGTCGCTGAGGACAAACCAGAGTGTGACACCCCCCCTGAATGTTTTAGCCAATCAGATGTCGACCCAGCTCCATCCCAACCAGTAACCATccaaagagaggagagagcagaTGGTCCTCCCAGGAAGAAGTTTCTGAGGGCAGGCCTTTACTCTGATGATTACAAAACGACTAAGTGAGTTGACTAAATTCATAAACTCACTTATAACATTGTTCGTTGTATCGTTtgtaaaaaatatgtatttaatgtgTCTCTTTCCTAGTCCCCCCTCCGAAGCCCAGCAGCTGGGCAGAGAGAGTATGGAATACACACCAGAGGAGCATGAATATAGCCTTTTACCTGCTCCCATACATGTTGGTGAGTATATAAGAAAATGCAAACTGCTGTAGTTTGCTGTAGCTGTGATAGTTCATCCAAACTCCCTTTGTGTCCTCTAGGGAAGTACCTTAGGCTGAAGCGGATTCATTTCCAGTTACCTTATGATGTTATGTGGCTGTGGCAGCATGATCAGGTACAGTAGAGCCCCATAACACAGAATTAGAAAGTTGGAAGGTCGAGCTGATGCGTCTTTGGAAATGAGAAGGAGAACAGGAGATTTGTGAAGTGTTTTGAAAGAACATGCAATTCTCATGTTGTGTTGTTACAGCTTCACAGGCAGCCTGCTGTGCCCCTTAAAAGGAAGCGACGTTACTGTGAGTTGCCAGTATTGGATGTACTATCTTCAGGTTTGGTTGATGGATCAGATCAATACTTATACAGTGTCTTACTCTGTTTCTCCATCTCTGTTTCACTCAGGCCGGCTAAAGGAGAGGACTGTATCCCCTCACCAGACAGTGGTGAGTTCATGTGGCTTGAAGTTGCTTCCTCCCAGTAAAGAATGCAGCTTTAACAACTGTTAAAACTTACACGTGTCCCAccattttcttattttacaggaGGAGAGCTCTAGTGAAATCACCAGCCTGTTTCCTCACCTCGACATGGATCCTTTGACCAGCAATGAGAGGTACGGAAAGAACACAGCGAAAAACATTTCAAGATAAACCAGTTGACGCATTGTTGCTGAACGAATGTCAGGGTGGATGGCTAATGTTTCTCCCTGTGTGTCCGGGCCAGGAGCTTTGTGGTGAAACACCATGTGTTCCTTGTGAGGAACTGGGAGcttgtgagagacagacagatccGACTGaggatagagagggagagagacgcagagggagaggagagggactcACAACGTCTGTCCTGTGATGGAGCCAATGGGGACGACAGCCACATCAAGTCAGGTCCATgaagcaagtgtgtgtgttagtttttgtttctgtaGGTGTTTGCGAATGCATTCATGAATGTTGTTGAACTCTCTATATGATCATTTTTACCGTACATCAGTATTGATTTCATCTGGTGTCTTTTACTTtatgtgcgcatgtgtgtgtgtgtgtgtgtgcgtgctcaTATTTGGCTTGTCTCTCCATATCATACTCAGCAGCACCAACTAAGTGGTTTTCCAACCACAGAATTTCAGCCTGCAAAGATGTTTCCCCATTTCTGTCATCCACCACTGGTGTCCAAGAACCCAGCAGGCATCGACTTTCCCCATTAGCAGGGAAACCACACAGTTTCCATCAAAGACTCCCTGACTGATAAATAGGAATGAAGGGGAAATAAGGACACTGGCATAATTACAGCtatatatgtaaaaataaatgatatgcTGTTTTCATTCCCTCCTGCAACGCCTTTACTAACATAAAGAATACTATTTGAACTGTGACCTTCAGATCAGCCAGTGGGGGTGGAGGTGACGGTTATCAGCAGTGACCCCCAGCATCAGAGTCAGGACACCTCCAGCTTGCTCACTGCCAGCCCCTGTGTGAGTGAACAAATTCAGCACTacccatgtaaaaaaaaaagaggagagatCTTTTCTTTTAAGAATGCACATTTCCACGAGGATAAAAATCTGCTTTTGTAATTAGTTGTGCATACTTGTTCACCACAGCCCACCAAAACCCAGAacagacaagaggaggagggagtggaAGAAAAACgaggggaagaagaagaggtctgcagcagagaacagagaagGAAACGGCTGAATGATTTACTTTTGACACTGCAGCATTCATAAGCTAACAGAAAGTGGTGAGTAGAGCATCAGATACAGGAGGGTCTGTGCGAGGTATATGCATTGTTTTGTTGATAGTATTTTGCCTTTATGTAGGTGGGATCACTCTGAGAAAGGGACCAGGCCCACCCCTGGACAGATGGACAGGAACTGATGTCATAACACTGCTATTACAAGTAGCAGTGCCAGAGAGAACAAGGGAGAAAAGGCGGGGAGAGTTGGAGAGTAATAGCGGCTGAAAATGCAAGAAAGACAtctcacacactgacagatgAGTGTGTTGAACCTAGCGCTCTGAAGGGCATCACACCAAGGATGAAACCATGGTAACACATCTTTTGTCCAAGCGGCGAGGGATGAGAGAAACGGAGATAGACTGTCCCggatgaaagaaagaaacagaccAGCTGAAATGAATTTGCACTAGTGCTGGATAAACAAGCACACTAAAGACTGTATGTATGCTGAGTGGACacactataaacacacacacatacactttgattGCTCTTACTTCGGCACCTTAGGCAAACTGGGAAAGGCAGACATTGCTTGTAGACTGAAAGTGGACATATATGGTACTCAGCATTTCGGCTCTGAAGTTTTCAAGAGACGAGGAGCTCACAAGCTGCCCGGGGGGAACAAAAATGTAGCCTGGGTCCTAAGTAGGTCAGAATTGAACCCTCGTTTAATTGTTAAGCTTTCAAAGTCACATTGCACCTTTGGGAAATGACACGAGGTGAAGTGAACCAGTTTAAAGCTGTTGAGACAGTGTTAGGGGTTTTCTTCACTTTACCAAAACAGTGTCTGCTATGTACCAGTGAATAGGCAGGGGAGGGGGTGGGCTTAGTGATAGGAATTTTGGCATCGCTGCAAGAGAATTTCTAatgaggttttaaaaaaaaagttatttttgaaaaaaaaaagacaacttgAGCACTGTCAGCTAAAGAAATGGACAAGATATATTCATGATAGGAATGTTTATTGTTGACTATTTTCAGTATTGCTTCCTGGGGAAGGGGgggtaaaaagtgttttgtttacttCAGACTGCCTTTGAGAATGTTTCGCTCTTTGCTCCAGAGCATTGACAATCAGAATGTCCTAGGGGAAGAAAAGAGAGGGGAAAGGGAATGAAAACTAGAATTGATTTGCCCCAAATGCTCTGTAGAAGTGCCATGTTGTCTTGTGTACGTACCTAAGCGAACTCATGCAGTCTTTAAAAGCAATATCTCCTCTGATAAGGACTATATAAGGACTTCCTTTGttatgttttgggtttttttaagtTGTGAATATTTGAGGATTGGAGGTCATTTTTCTGTATAGTTACATAGTAGATTGTTCTCATCTTAGGAGCGTTGGGCTAATCCACCTAGTGGAAGTAATCATAAGTGTTTAGTTTCATGTGAATGTACATAGAGAGAGACCTGTTTTCCTTCTATCAGCAGTAGCGTGTAAAATTAGTATTATACATGACAATACTATTGGGATTATACATACAACTTAATATTCAATCTTTCATTTTACTAACATGTTTTTAACCGATTAAACAGCTGACCAATATATCAGTCATTTCTCCTTAAAATTGACAATGATTgtatatgattttttttgtagaattacataatttgtctcttttttttaggTGAGCGtaccttgtttttttgtttttgtattggtcaGACAATCAGTGACAGTGAATTAGTTTTTCCAGTGTTAAATTTCTGCTCTCTTTCAGTAGTATGGTTTGTAACAACAAGCCAAGAAAGTGCAATTTCTTTGACtgtttacatactgtatgtatatttttcctctttcctttttttaactAAGAGCACTACATT from Micropterus dolomieu isolate WLL.071019.BEF.003 ecotype Adirondacks linkage group LG03, ASM2129224v1, whole genome shotgun sequence harbors:
- the LOC123968009 gene encoding histone-lysine N-methyltransferase ASH1L-like isoform X3: MDQRVKGGTPPNTNSTLDPTSAPEDSEQDQVAEKNRRGEGENGDVGEKEEEKRGAGKKREGDKGAVLELLIEGRCGSAGQQQLQISSRETSCPEGNVRLRIGLQAKRTKKPPKILESYVCKPTIRTYQRQGRGGLPRGDGEGVGQQSKTSSSPDEATRDQRSGLDAAQATSKQTASAASPPLASLSSSLQALPLSPTFTTAPTPASVPASQGTKSAKQVPIKLADKTEGNSNGSSERVKKEKLPSVNGQSVSAAHKPCSPTTDQTALTTSSTPCIEAPETRSEGKTSKKHNGLVQTTKQKGLSDGKGSADILGSSTSSKIKVGKHSNSSVSSVDSSTRPQISSSSHKELSLSNKSRPGSPSSPSVTPKPQSSPTTVDLSSDQSQDQGPSLQSPLEKKREKERKAKKEKRKDKKSKRDRLEAERAKSESRKEEGKKKKKDNGKDGKSRHGKEKDERHKTDDTWRDELKFERGKAEKKRDKLSPDRQRTEDINTKCGETVDKTSKVVNPGRPDEIAKTDDSCKPVKQAEPATTTGDTSKSKEDISRHSSVPPSHPSTSAPPPLPTPSARASISPPSSPQEQDSRPLKKRKARRPSWTKLVHRAQRVENQEAPSDSQHNPLLNFPQNPKTSLPAKATIQQTDESHPAPPSSSTSSSSPLSSATKPPSPKESHPTSDPNPPASRCSITPARKRGRPKSYSSSLDEPPPRLSPNSIPTEVPLLACDGIQKAPVLEPTPVLQCGPQSKSSPRKRGRPPKRPLPEDQSGDALNRTDDTDKSKDFLPPEKANRQLKIRRLINEMKKRKKRRLHKVILSGYVGKERSGGGAVDDETSLRTCKSIEATTVHTFSALSSSFGSKLGPQINVSKRGTIYMGKRRGRKPKAQTAPTAQINFQSSTQSSLFTNPSETSLFSNQPQPPPSHPFPSPSLTHSSGAQSPYSEGSLPEPTSSLLFSHPFSLPSPSSSCTSTHPPSSSLSPFVKKSCPCQGRHHFPFHQSSCKLSCPTPPMHHTPGSPGQLKEATPSPRSESHSEETLPSDSGIGTDNNSVSERGEMRGSRGMLRLGQGSGGILGGQRHPSSLMDRPSPVSSPLSHMPRHTNPITDSTTLERHRDRHRHRRRDYDCSSSCTCLCPCPCPGHNKCTHSAYYPCLGHNALKRQKNKHKKKHQQLHMQDPQFLAELEDLIGQFSEVHIGRRGWVRTGLGQGFEGSGNAAGGRRHHSSSHSLRSNIFRINLNGFYSPHPSSYSANPSFSPQPFYPCQPVHCNRKPERRQCGCPSKFQETIENMGFYSSYPPATTLYHHLPSSYPLPSPHQYASHQPHHAHFLLNPARFHRRRSRLLREGALGGEVEGDIGGSSGGGPHLSSGFTSSLSCGCGRSEHKHKHKHRHRHCERDMDDEEELHEDEEEDEMEREGLASSKPRSRFILGQGEGGRKGARGMGNMLCKESPWLCENGSDSFSSCTAATSSSSSAERYKHTSLTSLGLGSSHLSSFGGGWGGLGQSWTKFGGLGGTGLGNTNPSWRGFTGEQHTGRLTASDGEDEDGDDIQESHLYRTSPSPTHANLFTSAAMATGGRGLRSGLASRNPGSGDRSWRRDEPAWTERREAGLQGDSRSRGQQKTAPTPDSVAGKKKRRPGRPRKHPLPSTVSSPMHSSAAPSMSSPDLLPAYSHNRDGREVGGRKEERGPERDRRGDTVQQVTELELQARRKRGRKRKHGDSPCHQSTVC